In a single window of the Notamacropus eugenii isolate mMacEug1 chromosome 4, mMacEug1.pri_v2, whole genome shotgun sequence genome:
- the SMIM15 gene encoding small integral membrane protein 15, which translates to MIDVKAWAEYVVEWAAKDPYGFLTTVILALTPLFLASAVLSWKLAKMIEAREKEQKKKQRRQENIAKAKRLKKD; encoded by the coding sequence ATGATTGATGTAAAAGCTTGGGCTGAGTATGTTGTGGAGTGGGCTGCAAAGGATCCATATGGCTTCCTTACTACAGTGATTTTGGCTCTGACTCCACTTTTTCTAGCAAGTGCAGTACTGTCTTggaaactggcaaagatgattgAGGCCAGGGAAAAGgagcagaagaagaaacagagacgTCAAGAAAACATTGCAAAAGCCAAACGGCTAAAGAAGGATTGA